Proteins from one Algicella marina genomic window:
- a CDS encoding DnaA ATPase domain-containing protein, with product MTMPEQLVFDLGRRVAMGRSDFIASNCNALALLQVEDWRNWPEGKLVLSGPKGAGKTHLAHVFASLTGAEVVAGADLTAGSLPLDAPALVIEDLDQLPPDSAAVAEEQAFHLHNALRQRRAPLLLTGRTPPSRWPLRLPDLASRLMAATVARIEAPDDRLLAAVMRKQFRDRQVNVPEDALDYLVLQIERSFAAAEEMVARLDAAALRDGRDVTKRFAAEFLRKSA from the coding sequence ATGACAATGCCGGAACAGCTCGTCTTCGATCTCGGTCGCCGGGTCGCGATGGGACGCAGCGATTTCATCGCCTCCAACTGCAATGCGCTGGCGTTGCTTCAGGTCGAGGACTGGCGCAACTGGCCGGAGGGAAAGCTGGTCCTGTCCGGCCCCAAGGGCGCAGGCAAGACACACCTGGCCCACGTCTTTGCCAGCCTGACCGGCGCGGAAGTCGTCGCTGGCGCCGATCTCACCGCGGGTAGCCTGCCGCTGGATGCACCCGCCCTCGTGATCGAGGATCTCGACCAATTGCCGCCAGACAGTGCCGCCGTGGCCGAGGAACAGGCGTTCCACCTCCACAACGCCCTGCGCCAGCGCCGCGCGCCACTCCTGCTCACGGGCCGGACACCGCCGTCGCGCTGGCCGCTCCGGCTGCCCGACCTCGCTTCCCGCCTCATGGCCGCTACTGTCGCCCGGATCGAAGCGCCGGACGACCGTCTGCTGGCTGCCGTGATGCGCAAGCAGTTCCGCGACCGGCAGGTCAATGTGCCCGAGGACGCGCTCGATTACCTTGTCCTGCAGATCGAACGCTCCTTCGCGGCCGCCGAGGAGATGGTGGCGCGGCTCGATGCGGCCGCCCTTCGTGACGGGAGGGATGTCACCAAGCGTTTTGCAGCGGAATTCCTCCGCAAATCCGCGTGA
- a CDS encoding AI-2E family transporter, with amino-acid sequence MGMNTQQQLRYWGIAAVVFLLFMWVMGQAILPFLLGAAIAYFLDPVADWMERHGISRLAATALITAGVVLLFAAILFFAIPLVAGQIRDLASEVPDYISTLQTFLSQRFPGFLEEGSIIRRGLVSMQDTIKNGGVAVAEGILNSSLVLIDIVIILVVAPVVSFYMLLDWDRMTARVDDLIPREHLETVRDLAGKVDKVLSGFVRGQLSVCAVLGIFYAVALALVGLKFGVFVGLFAGLVSFIPFVGSITGGILSIGLAVVQFWNDPIWIAAVAIIFVVGQFFEGNVLTPNMVGGSIGLHPVWLMFALSAFGSLFGFPGLLVAVPTAAVLGVLLRFAIDEYKKGRLYQGTVQRPDAAE; translated from the coding sequence ATGGGAATGAACACACAACAGCAGTTACGCTACTGGGGCATCGCCGCCGTCGTCTTCCTCCTGTTCATGTGGGTGATGGGGCAGGCGATCCTGCCCTTCCTTCTTGGTGCCGCCATCGCCTATTTTCTCGACCCGGTCGCCGACTGGATGGAAAGGCACGGAATATCCCGGCTCGCGGCCACGGCGCTGATCACCGCCGGCGTCGTCCTGTTGTTCGCCGCCATACTCTTCTTTGCCATTCCACTTGTCGCGGGACAGATCCGGGATCTGGCCTCCGAGGTTCCGGACTACATCTCCACCCTCCAGACTTTCCTGTCGCAGCGGTTTCCGGGCTTTCTGGAGGAGGGTTCGATCATCCGCCGCGGTCTCGTCTCCATGCAGGACACGATCAAGAACGGCGGCGTCGCCGTCGCCGAGGGCATCCTCAATTCCTCGCTGGTGCTGATCGACATCGTCATCATTCTTGTCGTCGCACCGGTCGTCTCCTTCTACATGCTGCTGGACTGGGACAGGATGACGGCGCGGGTCGATGACCTGATCCCCCGCGAACATCTCGAAACCGTCCGTGACCTTGCCGGAAAGGTGGACAAGGTGCTCAGTGGTTTCGTCCGCGGCCAGCTCTCCGTCTGCGCGGTGCTGGGCATCTTCTACGCGGTGGCACTCGCACTCGTCGGCCTGAAGTTCGGGGTCTTCGTCGGCCTGTTCGCCGGCCTCGTCTCCTTCATCCCCTTCGTCGGCTCGATCACCGGCGGCATCCTGTCCATCGGCCTTGCCGTGGTCCAGTTCTGGAACGACCCGATCTGGATCGCCGCCGTCGCCATCATCTTCGTCGTCGGCCAGTTCTTCGAGGGCAACGTGCTGACGCCGAACATGGTCGGCGGTTCCATCGGCCTGCACCCTGTCTGGCTGATGTTCGCGCTCTCGGCCTTCGGCTCCCTGTTCGGCTTTCCGGGCCTGCTGGTCGCGGTGCCGACAGCCGCAGTGCTCGGCGTCCTTCTGCGCTTCGCCATCGACGAGTACAAGAAAGGCCGTCTCTATCAGGGAACCGTCCAGCGGCCGGACGCGGCTGAATGA
- a CDS encoding NAD kinase, producing MSFEKICFLASGAEVAQSALTRLASAYGNVPPEESDVIVALGGDGFVLSTLHATQKLSRPVYGMNRGTVGFLMNTFGENRLRERLAAAETAEISPLRMKAWQIDGETTEALAINEVSLLRSGPQAAKLRIFVDGKERMRELVCDGALVSTPAGSTAYNYSAHGPILPIGADILALTAMAAFRPRRWRGALLPKSALVRFDVLDPVKRPVSASADSGDVRDVTSVEIRSANEIVHRILFDPGHGLEERLLREQFV from the coding sequence ATGTCCTTTGAAAAGATTTGTTTTCTGGCGTCGGGCGCCGAAGTTGCGCAATCCGCACTGACGCGCCTGGCGTCGGCCTATGGCAACGTGCCGCCCGAAGAAAGCGATGTGATCGTGGCACTCGGCGGCGACGGTTTTGTCCTCTCTACCCTTCATGCCACGCAGAAACTGTCCCGTCCTGTCTACGGCATGAACCGCGGCACCGTCGGCTTTCTCATGAACACTTTTGGTGAAAACCGCCTGAGGGAGCGGCTGGCGGCGGCGGAGACTGCGGAGATCAGCCCGTTGCGGATGAAGGCGTGGCAGATCGACGGCGAAACGACAGAGGCGCTGGCCATCAACGAGGTCTCGCTCTTGCGCAGCGGCCCCCAGGCGGCAAAGCTGCGCATCTTCGTCGATGGCAAGGAGCGGATGCGCGAACTCGTCTGCGACGGGGCGCTGGTCTCCACGCCCGCGGGCTCCACCGCCTACAACTATTCCGCCCACGGCCCGATTCTCCCCATCGGGGCGGACATCCTCGCGTTGACGGCAATGGCCGCCTTTCGCCCGCGCCGCTGGCGCGGCGCGCTTCTGCCCAAAAGCGCACTGGTGCGCTTCGACGTGCTCGACCCCGTCAAGCGCCCGGTTTCGGCCAGCGCTGACAGCGGCGACGTGCGCGATGTCACCTCGGTCGAAATCCGCAGCGCCAACGAGATTGTCCACCGTATCCTCTTCGATCCGGGCCACGGGCTGGAGGAACGACTGCTGCGCGAACAGTTCGTCTGA
- the glyA gene encoding serine hydroxymethyltransferase has protein sequence MKDLMRDDGFFAETLESRDPDIAAAIRNELGRQRDEIELIASENIVSAAVMEAQGSVMTNKYAEGYPGRRYYGGCQFVDVAEEIAIERLCKLFDAGYANVQPNSGSQANQAVFLALLKPGDTYLAMDLASGGHLTHGAPPNMSGKWFNALHYGVRRDTQDIDYDQLEAMALEHKPKLILAGGSAIPRIIDMKRFREIADKIGAYLMADMAHFAGLIAGGVYPNPMEHVHVLTSTTHKTLRGPRGGVILTNDEDLAKKFNSAVFPGLQGGPLMHVIAGKAVAFGEALRPEFAEYQKQVVVNAKALAETLIEGGLDIVTGGTDTHVMLVDLRPKGVKGNATEKALGRAHITCNKNGIPFDPEKFTVTSGIRLGTPAGTTRGFGEDEFREIARLIVEVVDGLAANGEDGNAEVETAVRAKVQSLCDRFPVYPNH, from the coding sequence ATGAAAGACTTGATGCGGGATGACGGCTTCTTTGCGGAAACGCTGGAGAGCCGGGACCCGGACATTGCTGCCGCGATCCGTAACGAACTCGGCCGCCAACGCGACGAAATCGAACTGATTGCATCGGAAAACATCGTTTCTGCCGCGGTCATGGAAGCCCAGGGCTCCGTGATGACGAACAAGTACGCCGAAGGCTATCCCGGCCGTCGCTACTACGGCGGCTGCCAGTTCGTCGACGTCGCGGAAGAGATCGCGATCGAGCGGCTGTGCAAGCTGTTCGATGCCGGATATGCGAACGTGCAGCCGAATTCCGGCAGCCAGGCCAATCAGGCCGTGTTCCTTGCGCTGTTGAAGCCCGGCGACACGTATCTGGCCATGGACCTCGCTTCCGGCGGCCACCTGACCCACGGGGCCCCGCCCAACATGTCCGGCAAGTGGTTCAATGCCCTGCACTATGGCGTTCGGCGCGACACGCAGGATATCGACTACGACCAGCTTGAGGCGATGGCACTGGAGCACAAGCCAAAGCTGATCCTCGCCGGTGGCTCCGCCATCCCGCGGATCATCGACATGAAGCGCTTCCGGGAGATCGCGGACAAGATCGGTGCCTACCTGATGGCCGACATGGCGCATTTCGCGGGCCTGATCGCCGGTGGCGTCTATCCCAACCCGATGGAGCACGTGCATGTGCTGACATCAACGACGCACAAGACCCTGCGTGGCCCGCGTGGTGGCGTGATCCTGACCAACGACGAGGATCTGGCGAAGAAGTTCAACTCCGCCGTGTTCCCCGGCCTTCAGGGTGGACCGTTGATGCATGTGATCGCCGGCAAGGCCGTGGCCTTCGGCGAAGCACTGCGGCCGGAGTTCGCGGAGTACCAGAAACAGGTGGTCGTCAACGCCAAGGCGCTGGCGGAAACGCTGATCGAGGGCGGGCTGGACATCGTGACCGGTGGCACCGACACCCATGTGATGCTGGTGGACCTCCGGCCCAAGGGCGTGAAGGGCAATGCCACGGAAAAGGCGCTGGGCCGGGCGCATATCACCTGCAACAAGAACGGTATTCCGTTCGATCCGGAGAAGTTCACGGTGACGAGCGGGATCCGCCTGGGCACCCCCGCCGGCACCACGCGCGGTTTCGGTGAGGACGAGTTCCGCGAGATCGCACGCCTGATCGTGGAAGTGGTCGACGGCCTCGCTGCGAACGGCGAGGACGGGAACGCCGAGGTGGAAACGGCAGTGCGGGCGAAGGTACAGAGCCTTTGCGACCGCTTCCCCGTCTATCCCAACCATTGA
- a CDS encoding TolC family outer membrane protein codes for MKRGNTIVRYVSVAILCAACAGQAGADTLADTLAKAYQLSPSLQAAQAALRALDEQVGQAKAGKRPQVNMEFGVTTGISEPQNSFRPVDPTDPFGDLEEFEPNTVARSRQINARISTTLNLFDAGRTKAAVNAANASVSAGRASLKNAEQNLLLNAVTAFMDVRRDIRFVSLAESNVSVLGQQVRAARDRFELGEVTRTDVSLAEARLAQARASLASFRGQLTVSQEQFRAVVGVPPENLQAPPPIPALPASLEQAISIAMRESPDMIAIRFREIAAKYNVERADANRKLTLDAGASFGVTNSGNLNIYDDLDTKASGQLSLTLRRQLYSGGALKSAIREAQAALSEQKFLVQDTARLVQRNVASAWAGLDIAQASIIANRQQVAAAQVTFDGVREEARLGARTTLDVLDREQELRDAQVQLASSIRDEYVRAYELLASMGLLTVEHLNLGVEQYDPNLYYNAVKNAPLRTPRGEKLDKLLERYR; via the coding sequence ATGAAACGCGGTAACACGATCGTGCGATACGTAAGCGTGGCCATCCTGTGCGCAGCCTGCGCCGGGCAGGCCGGTGCTGATACGCTCGCCGACACTCTGGCGAAGGCGTACCAATTGAGTCCCTCGCTGCAGGCGGCGCAGGCTGCACTGCGCGCCCTGGATGAGCAGGTGGGGCAGGCGAAGGCCGGCAAACGGCCGCAGGTGAACATGGAATTCGGGGTTACAACCGGTATCTCCGAACCCCAGAACTCATTTCGCCCGGTGGATCCCACCGACCCTTTCGGTGATCTCGAGGAGTTCGAGCCGAATACGGTTGCCCGCTCCCGCCAGATCAACGCCCGGATCAGCACCACGCTGAACCTGTTCGACGCCGGCCGTACGAAAGCCGCCGTCAACGCGGCGAACGCCAGCGTTTCCGCTGGCCGGGCCAGCCTCAAGAATGCCGAGCAGAACCTGCTGCTGAACGCCGTGACAGCCTTCATGGATGTCCGCCGCGACATCCGGTTCGTTTCGCTGGCCGAGAGCAATGTGTCGGTGCTGGGTCAGCAGGTGCGGGCCGCCCGCGATCGTTTCGAACTCGGGGAAGTCACGCGCACGGATGTCAGCCTTGCGGAGGCACGCCTGGCGCAGGCCCGCGCATCGCTGGCCAGTTTCCGCGGTCAGCTGACCGTCTCGCAGGAACAGTTCCGCGCTGTCGTCGGCGTGCCGCCGGAAAACCTTCAGGCCCCGCCGCCGATCCCGGCGCTGCCGGCCTCGCTGGAACAGGCCATTTCCATCGCCATGCGCGAAAGCCCGGACATGATCGCCATTCGCTTCCGCGAGATCGCGGCGAAATACAATGTCGAGCGGGCCGACGCCAACCGCAAGCTGACACTCGACGCGGGTGCGAGCTTCGGTGTCACCAACTCCGGCAACCTCAACATCTACGACGATCTGGACACCAAGGCATCGGGGCAGTTGTCCCTGACCCTGCGGCGTCAGCTCTATTCCGGCGGGGCGCTGAAATCCGCCATCCGCGAGGCACAGGCCGCGCTGTCGGAGCAGAAGTTCCTCGTGCAGGACACCGCGCGGCTCGTCCAGCGCAACGTCGCATCGGCTTGGGCCGGACTGGATATTGCCCAGGCGTCGATCATCGCCAACCGGCAGCAGGTCGCCGCCGCGCAGGTCACGTTCGACGGTGTGCGGGAGGAAGCCAGGCTCGGCGCACGCACCACGCTTGACGTGCTGGACAGGGAGCAGGAATTGCGCGACGCGCAGGTTCAGCTGGCCTCCTCTATCCGCGACGAATATGTGCGCGCCTACGAACTGCTCGCCTCCATGGGGCTGCTGACGGTCGAGCATCTCAATCTCGGCGTCGAGCAATATGATCCGAACCTGTACTATAATGCGGTCAAAAATGCCCCTCTGAGGACACCGAGGGGCGAGAAACTTGACAAGTTGCTCGAACGATACCGTTAG
- a CDS encoding protein-L-isoaspartate O-methyltransferase family protein, producing MIDFTSARTAMVDCQIRPSDVTRYPIIAALLDIPRERFVPQAMSSVAYAGEHIGLAPGRVLLDPRVFAKMLDSLAVTPSDLVLDIGSGLGYSTAVIARLAEAVVGVEEDAGMCREAETQLAAIGADNAVITEGPLAAGDPAHGPYDVILVEGGVQEVPAEIVAQLKDGGRIAALFSEGTFGQAKIGRKSGQRVIWKAEFDATAPVLPGFESESRFEF from the coding sequence ATGATTGATTTTACGTCCGCCCGAACCGCCATGGTCGATTGCCAGATCCGGCCTTCCGATGTGACGCGATACCCGATCATCGCCGCACTGCTCGACATTCCGCGCGAACGCTTCGTGCCGCAGGCCATGAGTTCTGTCGCCTATGCCGGCGAACATATCGGCCTCGCCCCCGGCCGGGTGCTGCTCGATCCACGGGTTTTTGCAAAGATGCTGGATTCTCTGGCCGTCACGCCGTCCGACCTCGTGCTCGATATCGGCAGTGGCCTTGGCTATTCGACGGCGGTGATCGCCCGCCTGGCGGAGGCGGTTGTCGGCGTCGAGGAGGATGCTGGCATGTGCCGCGAGGCCGAAACGCAGCTTGCCGCCATCGGGGCCGACAATGCCGTCATCACCGAGGGGCCGCTGGCCGCCGGCGATCCGGCGCATGGCCCCTACGATGTGATTCTCGTGGAAGGCGGCGTGCAGGAGGTGCCGGCGGAGATTGTCGCGCAGCTCAAGGATGGTGGCCGGATTGCCGCACTTTTCAGCGAAGGCACCTTCGGACAGGCCAAAATAGGCAGAAAAAGTGGTCAAAGGGTAATCTGGAAGGCAGAATTCGACGCGACTGCGCCGGTACTGCCGGGTTTCGAGAGTGAATCCCGGTTTGAGTTCTGA
- a CDS encoding SDR family oxidoreductase, translating into MNQFSNDRLQDQQPGVEAEMTPTPDFRPFYPGSGRLEGKTAIITGGDSGIGRAAAVLFAREGANVAILYLSEDEIEDAEKTLELIEAEGGAGIAIRGDVGNKKFCNDAVAQVIERFGRVDILVNNAAEQHAQQDFENVSEDQIEATFRTNIFGQMFMVQAVLPHLQEGAAIVATTSVTAYRGQDLLIDYSATKGAILSFTRALAHKLASRGIRVNAVAPGPIWTPLIPASFPPEKVESFGDSSTMGRAGQPNEVAPSILFLACADSSFMAGHVLHPDGGAPTAD; encoded by the coding sequence ATGAACCAGTTTTCAAACGACCGCCTGCAGGATCAGCAGCCGGGTGTGGAGGCGGAAATGACGCCGACGCCGGACTTTCGCCCTTTCTATCCTGGCTCAGGCCGGCTTGAAGGCAAAACGGCGATCATTACCGGCGGCGATTCCGGTATCGGCCGCGCCGCCGCTGTGCTGTTCGCCCGCGAAGGTGCCAATGTCGCAATTCTCTACCTCTCCGAGGATGAAATTGAAGACGCCGAGAAGACGCTGGAGCTGATCGAGGCCGAAGGGGGCGCAGGCATCGCAATTCGCGGCGATGTCGGCAACAAGAAATTTTGCAACGATGCTGTGGCACAGGTGATCGAACGGTTTGGCCGCGTCGATATTCTGGTCAACAACGCCGCCGAGCAGCATGCTCAACAGGATTTCGAAAACGTTTCGGAAGACCAGATCGAAGCCACTTTCCGTACCAACATCTTCGGACAGATGTTCATGGTGCAGGCGGTGCTGCCGCACCTGCAGGAGGGGGCAGCAATTGTCGCCACCACCTCGGTTACCGCCTATCGCGGCCAGGATCTGCTGATCGACTACTCCGCCACCAAGGGGGCAATACTTTCCTTTACCCGGGCACTGGCGCACAAGCTCGCCTCGCGTGGCATCCGGGTCAATGCTGTGGCACCCGGGCCGATCTGGACGCCGCTGATCCCGGCCTCGTTTCCGCCGGAAAAGGTGGAGAGCTTCGGAGACTCGAGCACCATGGGCCGCGCCGGCCAGCCAAACGAGGTCGCACCCTCGATCCTGTTCCTTGCCTGTGCCGACAGCTCCTTCATGGCAGGCCACGTGCTGCATCCGGACGGCGGCGCACCAACGGCGGACTGA
- a CDS encoding pyrroloquinoline quinone-dependent dehydrogenase, producing MFRRNLIAVTILTTAAGPLAAQQDTQPPEPAGEETAAQATTSGPQPQMQVGADWPYYGGDANATRFSPLDKITPENVANLEPAFTYETGDMPEGQAEGMYSPETTPLKIGNDLLMCSAMNVLISIDATSGEENWRFDPGVPNEAIPYGATCRGVTYYIDPEAGEGDACATRVIQGTLDAKLVAVDAATGTPCEDFGENGTVDLWKDLGERVPGWYAVTAPPTLVRGILVTGAQVLDGQAEDAPSGVIRGYDAISGELAWAWDLAAPDQNRNGPPEGEVYTRGTPNMWTTGVADEELGYVYMPMGNSAVDYYGSNRTQAENEYATSLVALDATTGEEVWHFQTIRNDVWDYDLGSQSTLIEWQGTPAILLPTKQGDIYILDRATGEPLTPVDELTDLPKGEIEPDYIADSQPVSAWHTLRKDPLEEKDMWGFSPIDQLWCRIQYRRANYDGYLTPPSADRPWIQYPGYNGGSDWGSVAVDTERGIIVANYNDIPNYNQLIPREQADEMGLLPINEVDQRAGAPEGAGDPQLGSPYAINVNAGWRNDVTGMPCTRPPYGGIRAIDLETGETLWDRPLGTARRNGPFGIPSMLPLDIGTPNNGGAVVTASGLVFIAAATDNLFSAIDIETGETLWSVKLPAGGQANPITYEANGRQYVMVTAMGHHFMETPVGDEVMAWTLPED from the coding sequence ATGTTCCGCCGCAATCTGATAGCCGTCACCATCCTGACCACCGCTGCCGGACCATTGGCCGCTCAGCAGGATACGCAGCCGCCGGAACCTGCGGGCGAGGAAACCGCGGCCCAGGCGACGACATCGGGACCGCAGCCACAGATGCAAGTCGGCGCGGACTGGCCCTACTACGGAGGCGATGCCAACGCGACCCGCTTCTCGCCACTGGATAAGATCACCCCTGAAAATGTAGCGAATCTTGAACCAGCCTTCACATATGAAACCGGTGACATGCCCGAGGGTCAGGCCGAAGGCATGTATTCTCCGGAAACCACACCGCTGAAGATTGGCAACGATCTTCTGATGTGCTCCGCAATGAATGTGCTGATTTCTATTGACGCCACGTCTGGAGAGGAGAATTGGCGCTTCGATCCCGGCGTGCCGAACGAGGCAATTCCCTATGGAGCAACCTGCCGCGGCGTAACTTATTACATCGATCCTGAAGCGGGCGAAGGCGATGCCTGTGCGACTCGCGTGATTCAGGGCACGCTGGACGCCAAGCTCGTCGCGGTGGACGCCGCTACCGGCACACCGTGCGAGGATTTTGGCGAAAACGGTACCGTCGATCTTTGGAAGGATCTCGGCGAAAGGGTACCGGGCTGGTATGCGGTCACCGCCCCTCCCACATTGGTCCGTGGCATTCTGGTTACGGGTGCGCAGGTCCTCGACGGCCAGGCGGAGGATGCGCCGTCCGGCGTCATCCGTGGTTATGACGCCATCAGCGGGGAACTGGCCTGGGCATGGGATCTGGCCGCGCCAGACCAGAACCGGAACGGCCCACCGGAAGGTGAGGTCTACACCCGGGGCACGCCCAACATGTGGACAACAGGCGTGGCGGACGAGGAACTGGGCTACGTCTACATGCCAATGGGTAACTCGGCGGTTGATTATTATGGATCCAACCGCACACAAGCGGAAAATGAATACGCCACTTCACTGGTGGCACTCGATGCCACGACTGGTGAGGAAGTCTGGCACTTCCAGACAATTCGCAACGATGTCTGGGATTATGACCTCGGCAGTCAATCGACCCTGATTGAATGGCAGGGCACACCTGCAATCCTGCTGCCAACAAAGCAGGGCGACATCTATATCCTCGACCGTGCGACCGGCGAGCCACTGACCCCGGTTGACGAACTCACCGATTTACCGAAGGGAGAGATCGAGCCCGACTACATCGCCGACAGCCAGCCGGTGTCAGCCTGGCACACGCTCCGCAAGGATCCGCTGGAAGAAAAGGACATGTGGGGTTTCAGCCCGATCGATCAGTTGTGGTGCCGCATCCAGTACCGACGGGCGAACTATGACGGCTACCTGACGCCGCCCTCCGCCGACCGGCCATGGATACAGTATCCGGGCTACAATGGCGGTTCGGACTGGGGTTCTGTCGCGGTGGATACTGAGCGTGGCATCATCGTTGCCAACTACAACGACATCCCGAATTACAACCAGCTGATACCGCGGGAGCAGGCGGACGAGATGGGCTTGCTGCCGATCAATGAGGTTGATCAGCGTGCCGGAGCGCCCGAAGGTGCCGGAGATCCGCAGTTGGGGTCGCCTTATGCCATCAACGTCAATGCCGGCTGGCGCAACGATGTAACAGGCATGCCCTGCACCCGGCCGCCTTATGGTGGCATCCGCGCCATCGATCTTGAGACCGGTGAGACGCTGTGGGACCGGCCGCTTGGCACTGCCCGCCGCAACGGTCCGTTCGGCATTCCATCGATGCTTCCCCTCGATATCGGCACGCCCAACAACGGGGGTGCTGTGGTTACCGCCAGCGGCCTGGTGTTCATCGCCGCCGCCACCGATAACCTGTTTAGCGCTATCGACATCGAAACCGGTGAAACACTGTGGTCGGTCAAGCTGCCGGCCGGCGGTCAGGCAAATCCGATCACCTATGAGGCCAATGGCCGCCAATACGTGATGGTGACCGCCATGGGCCACCATTTCATGGAGACCCCGGTCGGTGATGAGGTCATGGCCTGGACACTTCCCGAAGACTGA
- a CDS encoding glucose dehydrogenase: MVLGSICLALGATLAAGGLWLILLGGSWYYGIAGVALALTGVLLLQQRTLAVWLYLATWTGTIAWAFWEVGADWWAHVPRLVAPTLILLLILSCIPALRRNS, encoded by the coding sequence ATGGTGCTCGGAAGCATATGCCTCGCGCTTGGTGCGACGCTTGCCGCGGGTGGGCTCTGGTTAATCCTGCTGGGGGGCAGTTGGTATTACGGCATAGCTGGCGTCGCGCTCGCGCTTACCGGCGTCTTGCTCCTCCAACAACGAACGCTCGCCGTCTGGCTCTATTTGGCGACCTGGACCGGCACGATCGCATGGGCATTTTGGGAAGTCGGCGCGGATTGGTGGGCACATGTGCCGCGGCTTGTTGCCCCGACGCTGATCCTGCTCCTCATCCTGTCCTGCATTCCGGCCCTGAGACGCAACTCATGA
- a CDS encoding 2Fe-2S iron-sulfur cluster-binding protein: MKTSMTINGSPETLDLDPRTTLLDALRDHLNLTGSKKGCDHGQCGACTVLVGGRRINACLSLAVMHDGDDITTVEGLSQDGRSPLQAAFVRHDGMQCGYCTPGQLCSGTAVMDEIADGWPSYVSDDLNGPYLLTHEELSERMSGNICRCSCYPGINAAIQEAAEEEFSHAEAAE, translated from the coding sequence ATGAAAACCTCGATGACCATAAACGGATCGCCCGAGACACTCGATCTTGATCCCCGAACCACGCTGCTTGACGCCTTACGCGATCACCTGAACCTGACGGGAAGCAAAAAGGGATGCGACCACGGCCAGTGCGGTGCCTGCACCGTTCTCGTTGGAGGGCGGCGGATCAACGCCTGTCTCAGCCTTGCTGTCATGCACGACGGCGACGATATCACGACAGTCGAAGGATTGTCTCAGGACGGGCGTTCACCGCTTCAGGCCGCCTTCGTGCGGCACGACGGTATGCAGTGCGGCTATTGCACCCCAGGGCAGCTATGTTCGGGTACCGCTGTGATGGATGAGATCGCCGACGGTTGGCCAAGCTATGTAAGTGATGATCTCAACGGGCCCTACCTCCTGACCCACGAAGAACTGTCGGAACGGATGAGCGGGAATATTTGTCGCTGCTCGTGTTATCCCGGCATCAACGCAGCCATTCAGGAAGCCGCTGAAGAAGAATTCAGCCATGCGGAGGCTGCGGAATGA
- a CDS encoding FAD binding domain-containing protein — protein MKPFDYQRPADPTSARQAARDGAIFIAGGTNLIDLMKLEIMAPDTLVDVTRLGLDRITTKDDGLHIGAMVTNSDLAADMRVRQDYPLLSRALLAGASGQLRNKATTGGNLLQRTRCPYFYDTDAVCNKRTPGAGCSAFGGEMRNHAILGTSEHCVALHPSDMAVAMRALDAAVEVEGYDGDMRTVTLDELYRLPGERPDLETTLDPGDLITGVILPAPVDGRQMYRKVRDRASYAFALVSIAAVVGMENGRIGNVALAFGGIGTRPWRNTDVEALLMGEAPSEALFKKAGETLMKDAAVHEGLEFKETLTKRLLSATLREMTQ, from the coding sequence ATGAAACCTTTCGACTATCAGCGCCCTGCCGACCCGACTTCCGCTCGTCAAGCTGCCCGTGACGGCGCAATCTTTATTGCGGGCGGAACCAACCTTATCGACCTGATGAAGCTCGAGATCATGGCCCCGGACACGCTTGTCGATGTCACGCGGCTAGGGCTTGACCGTATCACCACCAAGGACGACGGCCTGCATATCGGGGCGATGGTGACCAACTCAGACCTTGCTGCCGATATGCGGGTGCGCCAGGACTATCCTCTCCTCTCACGCGCTTTGCTGGCGGGGGCCTCCGGGCAACTGCGCAACAAGGCGACGACGGGTGGAAACCTCCTCCAGCGGACGCGGTGCCCCTATTTTTATGACACCGATGCCGTGTGCAACAAGCGCACGCCCGGAGCGGGCTGTTCTGCTTTTGGGGGCGAGATGCGAAATCATGCGATTTTGGGAACTTCCGAGCATTGCGTGGCGCTGCATCCATCAGACATGGCCGTCGCGATGCGCGCTCTGGATGCGGCGGTCGAAGTCGAGGGCTACGACGGGGACATGCGCACCGTCACGCTGGACGAACTATACCGGCTGCCCGGAGAACGCCCGGACCTGGAAACTACGCTCGATCCCGGCGACCTGATCACCGGGGTTATCCTGCCCGCACCCGTTGACGGTCGGCAGATGTATCGCAAGGTTCGAGATCGGGCTTCCTACGCCTTCGCTCTTGTCTCCATCGCAGCGGTGGTGGGGATGGAGAATGGCCGCATCGGCAACGTCGCATTGGCTTTCGGCGGCATCGGCACTCGCCCGTGGCGCAACACCGATGTCGAAGCGCTATTGATGGGTGAGGCTCCGTCTGAAGCGCTCTTCAAGAAGGCTGGCGAGACTCTCATGAAAGACGCAGCAGTGCATGAGGGACTCGAGTTCAAAGAGACGCTCACCAAACGCCTGTTGTCCGCAACGCTGAGGGAGATGACGCAATGA